Proteins from a single region of Mustela erminea isolate mMusErm1 chromosome X, mMusErm1.Pri, whole genome shotgun sequence:
- the LOC116583519 gene encoding melanoma-associated antigen B10-like produces MPRGQKSKLRAREKRRQAQSEAQGVQDAQATTAAEEQLLTSPFPPFGGNAQSSLAAGSGRKSQGPHTAPSTTISAGVSHTRSDEGAQSQDEERPSTSQAQPSTDHYRRTLLDDKAILLVQFLLRKYNIREPITKEDMMKYVIRKHKEHFHEILRKASELMVLAFGIDLKEVDPTRHCYALVSKFQSTYDDRLRGEEIMPKTGLLMTILCVIFMKGNCATEEDIWAVLNVMGIYAERKHLIYGDPKKLITQDLVQERYLQYQQVANSDPPRFEFLWGPRAHAETSKMKVLEFLAKIHNTVPSAFPSWYEEALRDEEERTRARFAALLRTGALATVSPRVNFGSFFHL; encoded by the coding sequence ATGCCCCGGGGGCAGAAGAGTAAGCTTCGTGCCCGTGAGAAACGCCGTCAGGCCCAGAGTGAAGCTCAGGGTGTCCAGGATGCTCAGGCCACTACAGCAGCTGAAGAACAGCTCCTCActtccccctttcctccttttgGTGGTAATGCTCAGAGCTCTTTAGCTGCTGGGTCAGGCAGAAAATCCCAGGGGCCCCACACAGCTCCATCCACTACTATTTCTGCAGGTGTTTCACACACAAGATCTGATGAAGGTGCTCAGAGCCAAGACGAGGAAAGACCAAGTACTTCTCAGGCACAACCCAGCACGGATCATTACCGTAGAACCCTGCTAGATGACAAGGCAATTCTTTTGGTGCAATTCCTGTTGCGCAAGTACAACATAAGGGAGCCCATAACAAAGGAAGACATGATGAAGTATGTCATCAGGAAGCACAAGGAGCACTTTCATGAGATCCTCAGGAAAGCCTCTGAGCTAATGGTGCTGGCCTTTGGCATTGATCTGAAGGAAGTCGACCCTACCAGGCACTGTTACGCCCTTGTCAGCAAATTTCAGAGCACCTATGATGACAGGCTGAGAGGTGAAGAGATCATGCCCAAGACAGGCCTTTTGATGACTATTCTTTGTGTGATCTTCATGAAGGGCAACTGCGCCACTGAAGAGGATATCTGGGCAGTACTTAATGTGATGGGGATATACGCTGAAAGGAAGCACCTCATCTATGGGGATCCCAAGAAGCTCATCACCCAAGATTTGGTGCAGGAAAGGTACCTGCAGTACCAACAGGTGGCCAACAGTGATCCTCCACGCTTCGAGTTCCTGTGGGGCCCAAGAGCCCACGCCGAGACCAGCAAGATGAAAGTCCTTGAGTTTTTGGCCAAGATCCACAATACAGTCCCCAGTGCCTTCCCATCCTGGTATGAAGAAGCTTTGCGAGATGAGGAAGAGCGAACCCGAGCCAGATTTGCAGCTCTGCTTCGTACTGGTGCCCTGGCTACCGTGAGCCCCAGGGTCAATTTTGGCAGCTTCTTCCACCTGTAG